Proteins encoded within one genomic window of bacterium:
- a CDS encoding thiolase family protein — translation MARTLRELRPVRVVGIGLHRYQRAGDTPYVTLGLTAVREALADAGLQWRDVESVYNGTAMLGMAPTRPMLRHLGATGIPMAQVENASASGSTAFAQACLEVASGISDVALAMGVDKPGPMAIAGAKAGIRDLVGARVAPFTHFALLSNEYMHRYGVRPEQVAQVAVKNSRNGAANPYAQRQKVRSLEEVLAPPQISGTLTRLQCCPIGEGAAAVIVASDDAIRRLGLAASRAPRVLASVTRTESVYPGAKNFDAELTSETTSLAYEQAGVGPQDLDLIECHDAFAVEELLYVEAMGLCGEGEGAAMLANGDTAIGGRCAVSASGGLLSMGHPIGPTGAGQICELTRQLRGEAGPRQQPEARTGLAHMVGIGAVCVVHVLQRD, via the coding sequence ATGGCCCGGACGCTACGCGAATTGCGCCCCGTGCGCGTGGTCGGCATCGGCCTGCACCGCTACCAGCGCGCCGGCGATACGCCCTACGTGACGCTCGGCTTGACCGCAGTGCGCGAAGCGCTCGCCGACGCGGGACTCCAGTGGCGCGACGTCGAGTCGGTCTACAACGGAACGGCCATGCTCGGAATGGCTCCTACGCGCCCCATGCTGCGACACCTGGGCGCAACGGGTATTCCCATGGCGCAAGTCGAGAATGCCTCGGCATCTGGTTCGACGGCCTTTGCCCAGGCCTGCCTCGAAGTCGCCAGCGGGATCTCCGATGTCGCGCTCGCCATGGGTGTGGACAAGCCGGGACCCATGGCCATTGCGGGTGCCAAGGCGGGCATCCGCGATCTGGTCGGCGCACGCGTCGCTCCGTTCACGCATTTCGCGTTGCTCAGCAACGAGTACATGCACCGTTACGGCGTTCGACCCGAACAGGTCGCGCAGGTGGCCGTCAAGAACAGTCGCAACGGTGCGGCCAATCCCTACGCGCAACGCCAGAAGGTACGCAGCCTCGAAGAAGTGCTGGCTCCGCCGCAGATCTCGGGAACACTGACGCGATTGCAGTGTTGCCCGATCGGAGAAGGAGCAGCGGCGGTGATCGTGGCCTCAGACGACGCGATCCGCCGCCTGGGCCTCGCGGCGTCGCGCGCACCGCGTGTGTTGGCGTCGGTCACACGCACCGAGAGCGTGTATCCCGGTGCCAAGAACTTCGATGCCGAACTCACGAGCGAAACCACCTCACTCGCGTACGAGCAGGCGGGAGTCGGTCCACAGGACCTGGACCTGATCGAGTGCCACGACGCCTTCGCCGTCGAGGAACTGCTTTACGTCGAAGCGATGGGACTGTGTGGCGAGGGCGAGGGCGCGGCCATGCTCGCGAACGGCGATACCGCAATCGGCGGCCGCTGCGCCGTGAGTGCATCAGGCGGACTGCTCAGCATGGGCCACCCGATTGGACCGACGGGGGCCGGTCAGATCTGCGAACTGACGCGCCAGTTGCGCGGCGAAGCAGGGCCGCGGCAACAGCCCGAAGCGCGCACTGGCCTGGCACACATGGTCGGCATCGGCGCCGTCTGCGTCGTGCACGTGCTCCAGCGGGACTGA
- a CDS encoding TetR family transcriptional regulator — MAEKQRTQSERRALSERRLLEAAEQLIAEKGSSRTTLAEIGERAGYSRGLANQRFGSKRELVDALARRLQRRLFEETLLPALAGESGLAALLLIVDVCLGALETEGETARAFYVLMGESLGPVPEIRDMVAAANREFRAHVEREIKLGIEAHEIRPDIDVAAQTGLIVGALRGIVMQWLVDPDSVDLTSLRLELHRSLGRTLGVHPG, encoded by the coding sequence ATGGCCGAAAAGCAAAGAACCCAGAGCGAGCGACGGGCGCTTTCGGAGCGGCGTCTGCTCGAAGCTGCGGAACAGCTGATCGCTGAAAAGGGTTCGAGCCGCACCACACTGGCCGAGATCGGTGAGCGCGCGGGTTACAGCCGAGGCCTGGCGAACCAGCGCTTTGGCTCGAAGCGCGAACTGGTCGATGCGCTTGCTCGGCGCCTCCAGAGGCGCTTGTTCGAGGAGACGCTCTTGCCCGCCCTGGCCGGTGAGAGCGGACTCGCTGCCCTGCTGCTCATCGTCGATGTCTGTCTGGGCGCGCTCGAGACTGAAGGTGAGACCGCCCGCGCCTTCTACGTGTTGATGGGCGAATCGCTCGGCCCGGTGCCGGAGATTCGCGATATGGTGGCCGCGGCAAACCGCGAGTTCCGCGCCCACGTCGAGCGCGAGATCAAGCTAGGCATCGAGGCGCATGAGATCCGGCCCGACATTGACGTGGCGGCACAGACCGGGCTCATCGTCGGTGCGCTGCGCGGAATCGTTATGCAGTGGCTCGTCGATCCGGACTCCGTCGACCTCACGAGCTTGCGCCTGGAATTGCACCGGTCGCTTGGGCGTACACTGGGCGTGCACCCTGGTTGA
- a CDS encoding CoA transferase codes for MLSPYRVIDLTDERGLACGCVLADLGADVLQVEPSGGSSARKRGPFLKHDPDPERSLHWLAYARNKRSLELDLEDAEARAKLLRLIDGAEFLIESQGAETMARLGLGYDDLALRNPGLVYVSITAFGPDGPKADYAATDLIVQAASGSMVLNGEADRAPLRVGGISAWTYAGMEAAGAALIAHCERVRSGRGQHVNVSGLLSTNLAAVFSLVSGSQGGSRAQRAGGGLNLGPLRTPFIWEAADGFASLTLMFSGPGAPFFRNLLDWMHDEGVLDAQDVERDWADLVAQIIMAKAEASPFDTLMERIATLLRGRTKAELFDVAMARKLLLVPVSTVEDVLQSAQFADREFWRELERDGRSLRYPGPFARLSHTPLQQRRPAPRIGEHTREILAESLRSPGGVHSVSTNSAARELPLAGLKVLDFMWVMAGPHSTRVLTDYGATVIKVESSSPLDLARVLPPFHQGVPGPENSLTFGSLNAGKRSLSIDLRNPQTRAIVHDLVRWADVVAESFSAGVMKGLGLDYESLRQINPNMIMMSSCLFGQTGPISSIAGYGTMGAAVAGLVQPTGWPDRPPCGPFGPYTDWLAPRLTVPVLLAALDHRRRTGQGQHVDQAQAESALHFMVPALLDYEANGAVIDRVANTDKQMSPHGVYPADGDDEWVAIAVRDDADWVQLCVTLGRRDLESDARLMSLEGRLERAEEIDAALTEWTRAREASQSERELQKVGVPAHAVVHAKRASQEPQYDGHFIEASHSLLGAMFVESSRYRLSHTPARVERAGPTIGQDTHVILSELLGYDDARIEALRDAGALG; via the coding sequence ATGCTCTCCCCCTACCGTGTAATCGACTTGACCGACGAGCGAGGCCTGGCTTGCGGTTGCGTACTTGCAGATCTCGGCGCGGACGTCTTGCAGGTCGAACCCTCCGGCGGTTCGAGTGCGCGCAAGCGCGGCCCGTTCCTCAAGCACGACCCGGATCCCGAACGCTCGCTTCACTGGCTGGCGTACGCTCGCAACAAGCGCAGCCTGGAACTCGACCTGGAGGACGCCGAGGCACGAGCCAAGTTGCTCCGACTGATCGACGGTGCCGAATTCCTGATCGAGTCGCAGGGTGCCGAGACGATGGCCAGGCTAGGTCTGGGCTACGACGATCTGGCGCTGCGCAATCCGGGGCTCGTGTACGTCTCGATCACGGCCTTTGGACCCGATGGCCCGAAGGCGGACTACGCGGCGACCGATCTGATCGTGCAGGCTGCATCGGGATCGATGGTGCTCAACGGCGAGGCTGACCGCGCACCACTGCGCGTGGGCGGCATTTCGGCCTGGACCTATGCCGGAATGGAGGCTGCGGGAGCTGCTTTGATCGCGCATTGCGAACGCGTTCGCAGTGGCCGGGGTCAACATGTCAACGTGTCGGGACTGCTCTCGACTAATCTCGCCGCGGTGTTTTCGCTTGTGTCCGGTTCGCAAGGCGGCTCCAGAGCCCAACGCGCTGGAGGAGGCCTGAACCTGGGCCCGCTGCGCACGCCGTTCATCTGGGAAGCGGCCGATGGCTTCGCATCTCTCACCCTGATGTTCAGCGGGCCCGGTGCCCCATTCTTCCGCAATCTTCTGGACTGGATGCACGATGAAGGCGTGCTCGACGCGCAGGATGTCGAGCGCGATTGGGCCGATCTGGTCGCACAGATCATCATGGCAAAGGCCGAAGCCTCACCGTTCGATACGCTGATGGAGCGCATAGCGACGCTCCTGCGCGGGCGGACCAAGGCGGAACTTTTCGATGTGGCCATGGCGCGCAAACTGCTGCTGGTCCCCGTCTCTACCGTCGAAGACGTGTTACAGAGTGCGCAGTTCGCGGATCGGGAATTCTGGCGCGAGCTGGAGCGGGACGGTCGGAGCCTGCGCTATCCCGGGCCGTTCGCACGACTGTCGCACACGCCGCTCCAACAGCGCCGACCGGCGCCACGAATTGGCGAGCACACACGGGAGATCCTCGCCGAATCGCTCCGGTCACCTGGAGGTGTGCACTCCGTCTCAACCAATTCTGCGGCGCGGGAACTGCCTCTCGCGGGACTCAAAGTTCTCGACTTCATGTGGGTGATGGCGGGGCCTCATTCCACGCGTGTGCTCACGGACTACGGCGCCACCGTCATCAAGGTCGAGTCCTCGAGCCCGCTGGATCTGGCGCGCGTCCTGCCACCCTTCCACCAGGGCGTTCCCGGACCCGAGAACTCCCTTACGTTCGGTTCGCTCAACGCCGGAAAGCGCAGCCTCTCGATCGACCTGCGAAACCCGCAGACGCGGGCGATCGTGCACGACCTCGTGCGTTGGGCCGACGTGGTGGCAGAGTCGTTTTCGGCTGGCGTGATGAAGGGACTGGGTCTGGACTACGAGTCCCTGCGTCAGATCAATCCCAATATGATCATGATGAGCAGCTGTCTGTTCGGACAGACGGGACCGATCTCCTCCATCGCGGGCTACGGCACGATGGGCGCTGCAGTGGCGGGACTCGTGCAGCCCACCGGGTGGCCCGATCGGCCGCCCTGCGGGCCCTTTGGCCCCTATACCGACTGGCTCGCACCGCGTCTCACCGTACCGGTGTTGTTGGCCGCACTGGACCATCGGCGCCGCACCGGACAGGGACAGCACGTGGACCAGGCGCAAGCGGAATCCGCACTTCACTTCATGGTTCCGGCATTGCTCGACTACGAGGCCAACGGCGCGGTGATCGACCGCGTTGCAAATACCGACAAACAAATGTCGCCGCACGGCGTTTATCCCGCCGACGGTGACGACGAGTGGGTGGCGATCGCGGTACGCGACGACGCAGACTGGGTGCAGCTCTGTGTGACGCTCGGTCGTCGCGACCTCGAGTCGGACGCGCGCCTGATGTCTTTGGAAGGTCGTCTCGAACGCGCTGAAGAGATCGACGCGGCCCTTACAGAGTGGACTCGTGCGCGTGAAGCCTCGCAGAGCGAGCGCGAATTGCAGAAGGTGGGTGTTCCCGCGCACGCTGTCGTGCACGCGAAGCGCGCGTCGCAGGAGCCGCAGTACGACGGTCATTTCATCGAGGCGTCGCACTCGCTTCTCGGAGCGATGTTCGTCGAGTCCTCGCGCTACCGGCTCTCGCATACCCCGGCGCGTGTCGAGCGCGCTGGGCCGACGATCGGACAGGATACTCATGTGATCTTGAGCGAGTTGCTCGGTTACGACGACGCGCGAATCGAAGCCCTCAGGGATGCCGGAGCACTCGGTTAG
- a CDS encoding acyl-CoA/acyl-ACP dehydrogenase, giving the protein MEFELNQEQQILREELRKFLDAEIQPLDDRWGDEEMTAEHAREFCKKLIPWGYMGGDDAGLGVKRDATVGCILNEELARAFPALSGVSGMTAGTASMIEMGGHPEVAARLVEPLRRSELIGCNAFTEPSVGSDPSGIECRAEKRGDRWIVNGAKAWISNGHIADIAIVLLQTDPSKGAAGFRQLVIDRRESAFESRDTPTIGLRAFPTSELFFNDVEVPEINLIGGWKKGKGDVDASTAFARTLAMIAGVRANTALLAVGIAQRAFEIALDYVKQRRQFGKEIARHQMVSAMIADMATDIDASRLLCYRALHKRGRPEVEASMAKGFATEAAVRVCSTAMQCMGANGLADENRVERCLRDARMLTIPDGTTQIQKLIVGRALTGMSAIR; this is encoded by the coding sequence ATGGAATTCGAACTCAATCAAGAGCAGCAGATTCTGCGCGAGGAACTTCGAAAATTCCTCGATGCGGAAATTCAACCGCTCGACGATCGCTGGGGTGACGAGGAGATGACCGCCGAGCACGCCCGCGAGTTCTGCAAGAAGCTGATCCCCTGGGGCTATATGGGCGGAGACGATGCGGGGCTGGGAGTCAAACGCGACGCGACTGTCGGATGCATCTTGAACGAAGAACTCGCTCGGGCATTTCCTGCACTTTCCGGAGTCTCGGGCATGACCGCAGGAACGGCCTCGATGATCGAGATGGGTGGGCACCCGGAGGTGGCGGCGCGCCTCGTCGAGCCCCTCCGGCGCAGCGAACTCATCGGTTGCAATGCCTTCACCGAGCCTAGCGTCGGCTCCGATCCGTCGGGTATCGAGTGTCGCGCCGAAAAGAGGGGCGATCGCTGGATCGTCAATGGCGCCAAGGCGTGGATCTCGAATGGACATATCGCCGATATCGCGATCGTGTTGCTTCAGACCGATCCATCAAAGGGTGCGGCGGGTTTTCGTCAGCTCGTGATCGACCGCCGGGAGTCGGCCTTCGAGAGTCGCGACACGCCGACGATCGGACTGCGCGCCTTTCCCACTTCGGAGCTTTTCTTCAATGACGTGGAGGTTCCGGAGATCAACCTGATCGGGGGTTGGAAGAAGGGCAAGGGCGATGTCGATGCCTCGACCGCGTTTGCTCGCACACTCGCGATGATCGCCGGTGTTCGCGCAAATACCGCGTTGCTGGCGGTCGGCATCGCGCAGCGCGCATTCGAGATCGCACTCGACTACGTCAAGCAACGCCGCCAGTTCGGCAAGGAGATCGCTCGTCACCAGATGGTCTCGGCGATGATCGCAGACATGGCGACCGACATAGATGCTTCGCGTCTGCTCTGTTATCGGGCGTTGCACAAGCGCGGTCGACCCGAGGTCGAGGCGTCGATGGCCAAGGGGTTCGCAACAGAGGCTGCGGTACGCGTCTGTTCGACCGCCATGCAGTGCATGGGTGCGAACGGGCTCGCCGACGAGAACCGCGTCGAGCGCTGCCTGCGCGACGCGCGAATGTTGACGATCCCCGACGGGACCACACAGATCCAGAAACTGATTGTCGGCCGGGCGCTCACTGGAATGTCCGCGATCCGTTAG
- a CDS encoding SDR family oxidoreductase, translating to MSEEILDLKGRIALVTGAGQGVGRQVALHFGAHGAGGVVVNDARLERAEAVAKEVEALGVRALAIGADVTDREAVNEMTRRAAADLGPVGILVNNAGNMGIDPAQVEPKPFWDASRESWDAFIDVNLYGVLNCSSAVIPGMIESGTGGRLITIISDAGRVGEQNLEIYSAAKAGAAGFIRAAARSLGRYEITANCVAIGTTRTPTLAAVTENEELGKRVLRNYTIRRFGEPSDIANMVLFLASEAASWITGQTYPVNGGFSFSM from the coding sequence ATGAGCGAAGAGATTCTAGACCTGAAAGGACGAATTGCCCTCGTCACCGGTGCGGGCCAGGGTGTGGGGCGCCAGGTGGCCCTCCATTTCGGCGCTCATGGCGCAGGCGGAGTGGTGGTGAACGACGCCCGTCTGGAGCGTGCCGAGGCCGTGGCGAAAGAAGTCGAAGCGCTCGGCGTTCGCGCGCTGGCCATCGGTGCCGACGTGACCGATCGCGAGGCCGTGAACGAGATGACCCGACGCGCGGCCGCCGATCTCGGCCCGGTTGGCATCCTGGTCAATAACGCGGGCAATATGGGCATCGATCCGGCCCAGGTCGAACCCAAGCCATTCTGGGATGCGAGTCGCGAGTCGTGGGATGCCTTCATCGACGTGAACCTGTACGGCGTCTTGAATTGCTCGAGTGCGGTCATTCCCGGAATGATCGAAAGTGGAACGGGCGGGCGGCTGATCACCATCATTTCCGACGCCGGTCGCGTGGGTGAGCAGAACCTCGAGATCTATTCGGCCGCCAAGGCTGGCGCGGCGGGTTTCATCCGCGCGGCTGCTCGGTCGCTCGGTCGCTACGAGATCACGGCAAACTGTGTTGCGATCGGGACGACACGAACGCCGACGCTCGCCGCTGTGACCGAGAACGAGGAACTCGGCAAGCGGGTGTTGCGCAACTACACGATTCGCCGCTTCGGTGAGCCGAGTGACATCGCGAACATGGTGCTCTTTCTCGCATCCGAGGCTGCGAGCTGGATTACGGGCCAGACCTACCCGGTAAATGGCGGCTTCTCCTTCTCGATGTGA
- a CDS encoding crotonase/enoyl-CoA hydratase family protein: MSKTSEELILTETRGHVLLVTINRPEARNSFDGATASAMEAAMDRFEADPDLRVGILTGAGQAFSAGQDLKAAARGDMGVTRKRGGFGIMTQPPNKPLIAAVEGHAVAGGLELCLSCDLIVASRDARMGIPEVRHNLVAVGGALFRLPRRIPYHLVMELALTADTWTAERMHELGLVNRLADPGKALDVAFELAKQVLANGPLALAASKQIIQRSGEWTDEEAWREQMKIAQPVMQSEDTREGLAAFAQKREPVWKSR; encoded by the coding sequence ATGAGCAAAACGAGTGAAGAACTGATCCTGACCGAGACCCGCGGCCACGTGTTGCTCGTGACGATCAACCGGCCCGAGGCGCGCAACTCTTTCGACGGTGCGACGGCGTCCGCGATGGAGGCCGCAATGGATCGTTTCGAGGCGGACCCGGATCTGCGTGTTGGAATCCTCACGGGTGCGGGGCAGGCGTTCTCAGCAGGACAGGACCTGAAGGCGGCCGCGCGCGGCGACATGGGTGTGACGCGAAAGCGAGGAGGCTTCGGGATCATGACGCAGCCGCCAAACAAGCCACTGATCGCAGCCGTCGAAGGGCATGCGGTGGCCGGTGGATTGGAACTCTGCCTCTCCTGCGATCTGATCGTCGCCTCGCGCGACGCACGCATGGGCATTCCCGAAGTACGCCACAATCTGGTGGCGGTCGGCGGGGCTCTGTTCCGATTGCCACGCCGCATCCCTTATCACCTGGTGATGGAACTCGCGCTCACGGCCGACACCTGGACGGCCGAGCGAATGCACGAACTCGGGCTCGTGAATCGCCTGGCGGATCCCGGCAAGGCGCTCGACGTGGCCTTTGAACTGGCCAAACAGGTGCTTGCGAACGGTCCGCTCGCCCTGGCCGCCAGCAAGCAGATCATTCAGCGTTCTGGCGAGTGGACGGATGAAGAGGCCTGGCGCGAACAGATGAAGATCGCGCAGCCGGTCATGCAATCCGAGGACACCCGCGAGGGCTTGGCCGCCTTCGCCCAGAAGCGAGAGCCGGTCTGGAAGAGCCGTTAG